From a single Tachypleus tridentatus isolate NWPU-2018 chromosome 6, ASM421037v1, whole genome shotgun sequence genomic region:
- the LOC143253569 gene encoding ribonuclease H2 subunit B isoform X1: MAVMKQIEGMKNNDSSTQHKIILLPENLLNRSIEREQDISFVTLRHPRTGSGALFGFGPNDSSVYELTQFSEEYRSWFIGECVEQDGILFMMTPFDPLFLVLPYLKQNRSYSPLDQVLRDETYPECKRLLSCIEDNAFQLCDVKEVGGLTALRYNTNKALMWLEQKVENLVRELKVQNVCVSVGSRAATYIPSNKEVEPSNGMYLQYVYELLSEYLSEDIDFQLKSHLGLESNKTEERSADEPPQKRAKMNDAVEPEEDYSVSVTLESKIKTKEHKLTTSQKRLMKVDKTGMKSIQSFFTKTS; encoded by the exons ATGGCTGTGATGAAACAAATAGaaggaatgaagaataatgaTTCCTCAACTCagcacaaaataatattacttccAG AAAACTTGCTGAACAGAAGTATAGAAAGAGAGCAGGATATCTCATTTGTGACACTCCGACATCCTCGGACAG GGTCAGGAGCTTTGTTTGGATTTGGTCCCAATGATTCTTCAGTATACGAACTGACACAGTTTTCTGAAGAATACAGATCATGGTTTATAGGAGAGTGTGTAGAACAAG ATGGAATCTTGTTCATGATGACCCCTTTTGATCCCTTGTTTCTTGTCTTACCTTATCTCAAACAG aATAGAAGTTATTCTCCTCTAGATCAGGTTTTGAGAGATGAAACTTACCCTGAATGTAAACGTCTACTCAGTTGTATAGAAGACAATGCTTTTCAACTCTGTGACGTGAAAG aagttGGAGGCCTCACAGCTCTTCGATATAATACCAACAAGGCTCTGATGTGGCTTGAACAAAAAGTAGAAAATTTAGTGAGAGAACTGAAAGTGCAAAATGTCTGTGTGTCTGTAGGATCAAGAGCAGCTACATATATCCCAAGTAACAAGGAGGTGGAACCTTCTAATG GAATGTACCTTCAGTATGTATATGAACTACTTTCTGAGTATCTTTCTGAAGATATTGACTTTCAACTCAAGTCTCATTTAGG CTTGGAGAGTAATAAGACTGAAGAAAGATCAGCAGATGAGCCACCACAGAAG cGTGCTAAAATGAATGATGCCGTAGAACCTGAAGAAGATTACAGTGTATCTGTGACCTTAGAAAGCAAGATAAAGACCAAG gAACACAAGTTAACAACTTCACAGAAACGATTGATGAAGGTAGATAAAACAGGAATGAAAAGCATACAGTCCTTCTTCACGAAGACCAGCTAG
- the LOC143253569 gene encoding ribonuclease H2 subunit B isoform X2 translates to MAVMKQIEGMKNNDSSTQHKIILLPGSGALFGFGPNDSSVYELTQFSEEYRSWFIGECVEQDGILFMMTPFDPLFLVLPYLKQNRSYSPLDQVLRDETYPECKRLLSCIEDNAFQLCDVKEVGGLTALRYNTNKALMWLEQKVENLVRELKVQNVCVSVGSRAATYIPSNKEVEPSNGMYLQYVYELLSEYLSEDIDFQLKSHLGLESNKTEERSADEPPQKRAKMNDAVEPEEDYSVSVTLESKIKTKEHKLTTSQKRLMKVDKTGMKSIQSFFTKTS, encoded by the exons ATGGCTGTGATGAAACAAATAGaaggaatgaagaataatgaTTCCTCAACTCagcacaaaataatattacttccAG GGTCAGGAGCTTTGTTTGGATTTGGTCCCAATGATTCTTCAGTATACGAACTGACACAGTTTTCTGAAGAATACAGATCATGGTTTATAGGAGAGTGTGTAGAACAAG ATGGAATCTTGTTCATGATGACCCCTTTTGATCCCTTGTTTCTTGTCTTACCTTATCTCAAACAG aATAGAAGTTATTCTCCTCTAGATCAGGTTTTGAGAGATGAAACTTACCCTGAATGTAAACGTCTACTCAGTTGTATAGAAGACAATGCTTTTCAACTCTGTGACGTGAAAG aagttGGAGGCCTCACAGCTCTTCGATATAATACCAACAAGGCTCTGATGTGGCTTGAACAAAAAGTAGAAAATTTAGTGAGAGAACTGAAAGTGCAAAATGTCTGTGTGTCTGTAGGATCAAGAGCAGCTACATATATCCCAAGTAACAAGGAGGTGGAACCTTCTAATG GAATGTACCTTCAGTATGTATATGAACTACTTTCTGAGTATCTTTCTGAAGATATTGACTTTCAACTCAAGTCTCATTTAGG CTTGGAGAGTAATAAGACTGAAGAAAGATCAGCAGATGAGCCACCACAGAAG cGTGCTAAAATGAATGATGCCGTAGAACCTGAAGAAGATTACAGTGTATCTGTGACCTTAGAAAGCAAGATAAAGACCAAG gAACACAAGTTAACAACTTCACAGAAACGATTGATGAAGGTAGATAAAACAGGAATGAAAAGCATACAGTCCTTCTTCACGAAGACCAGCTAG
- the LOC143253567 gene encoding leukocyte elastase inhibitor-like: protein MNRALILLILVNTVFRETWNQCLSQHNSQTVNNDVDKALETLVNGSVQFGLDMFRLLHYQSESHNSPGLLFSPFSVWSTLMLTFMGAKGQTEQSISNVLGVQEVTKDLSARTYNSLRLRYLASSNRNNTSRLAYKLFFHKEASLRKCMLEYFGANLERVAFRTDPEGSRRYINHWVEEQTNYKIKDLLPPSSVGPETKLVIANAVYFKGTWLKQFDAKFTRNSSFLTGPGQLEPVEMMFVRDIFPYGFSKILDCYAMELPYVRHELSMVILLPRGSYTKGINRLAQLITPGRLNDLLYTMRPRDVILHLPKFHLEDEFELRSLLETLGLGDIFNPTYADLSGFTGHHDITIDTVRHKASVVVNEEGTEAAAATGLLVSRSRRPVGPALFKVNHPFFFYIRDNRIKVILFMGVVKNPPQKFKNR from the coding sequence ATGAATAGAGCACTTATCCTGCTTATACTTGTCAACACCGTCTTTCGTGAGACTTGGAACCAGTGCTTATCACAACACAATTCTCAGACTGTCAACAATGACGTCGATAAAGCTCTAGAAACTTTAGTGAACGGTTCTGTACAGTTTGGCCTTGATATGTTCCGACTGCTTCATTATCAGAGTGAAAGTCATAATTCGCCAGGGTTACTTTTTAGTCCATTCAGCGTTTGGTCCACTCTCATGCTTACTTTTATGGGTGCCAAGGGTCAAACAGAGCAATCAATTAGCAACGTCTTAGGTGTCCAAGAAGTAACCAAAGACCTTTCAGCCAGGACTTACAACAGTCTACGGTTACGGTATCTGGCCTCCAGCAACAGAAACAACACATCCCGCCTCGCTTATAAGCTATTCTTCCACAAAGAAGCCTCCTTACGGAAGTGTATGTTAGAATATTTCGGAGCAAACCTTGAGCGTGTTGCCTTCCGGACTGATCCAGAAGGTTCCCGACGATACATTAACCACTGGGTCGAGGAACAAaccaattataaaataaaagaccTTCTGCCACCATCCAGCGTAGGCCCAGAAACCAAGCTTGTTATAGCAAATGCCGTATATTTCAAAGGAACGTGGTTGAAGCAGTTTGACGCTAAGTTTACTCGGAATTCTAGTTTTCTGACTGGTCCAGGACAACTAGAGCCGGTTGAAATGATGTTCGTACGGGACATCTTTCCCTATGGGTTTAGTAAGATCCTTGACTGCTATGCAATGGAACTTCCTTACGTCAGACACGAGCTGAGCATGGTCATTCTTCTTCCTCGTGGATCTTATACCAAAGGAATAAACAGGCTCGCTCAATTAATCACTCCTGGTCGGTTGAACGACCTCTTGTATACAATGAGACCCCGAGACGTAATACTGCATCTACCTAAGTTCCATTTAGAAGACGAATTTGAATTACGGAGCCTTTTGGAAACTCTTGGACTTGGAGACATCTTCAACCCCACCTATGCTGACCTGTCTGGTTTCACTGGACATCATGACATCACAATTGACACCGTAAGGCATAAGGCTTCTGTAGTCGTTAATGAAGAAGGCACAGAGGCAGCCGCGGCTACCGGGTTGTTGGTGTCGCGATCGCGTCGACCCGTAGGACCTGCACTTTTCAAAGTTAACCACCCTTTCTTTTTCTATATTCGCGACAACAGAATCAAAGTGATATTATTCATGGGAGTTGTAAAGAACCCTCcacagaaattcaaaaacagatgA